Proteins encoded together in one Chelonoidis abingdonii isolate Lonesome George chromosome 1, CheloAbing_2.0, whole genome shotgun sequence window:
- the LOC116824936 gene encoding uncharacterized protein LOC116824936, giving the protein MKYLQPQGRQKNLNLIPIAGATAGAATGTELKAKHWPKNQGCDTQQDVLLMESEEANGGDPFPPATSSPPEENPDPTPAKRGHDATTESVEMSTELPGSAEGAQISIAQDPLRHLSAGESAEMCGRSSNPVLSGLEQGERDLRHQRGLSEWEKEPAVQERSLEKQRWDQSSNSEQGKSAHSESSQYSSFPNTVPQAIATHDKNPQVQSPALQIEFLQDQNHSLACHTAVLQAQHKETSMTDTIPIQREPATKHFMVCKDISEVHCKTETLHDDTIGDPPLQGLDVANGTNRELPPSTEAMAGTDEETSPGMDAVGRMNPIPSVDNDEKVGGLQRGGEDTDSSSSHHPPYPLSDDSQRNSQLTGGNADGKMVLSSHERGNNALATDQKTEVAARQSPYGSINLLPEEEKGADNGRAEGSTECPRECVFHILNASKNTEQEEWQHEQLECGKEPEEEEQSEEKQPELEQEEPEWEKLEKEAKPVHEELVWDREDQKEKRWEELEQEPGREEAEQEAPTPALNPASPSLSKQNWDLHDEGESISSAEGTGLAPLPQESFSKNQHSGEDELSSIVLKACIGGPNEGTQPPAVIKSESQNLAGGSSMMHSPTWHISEHWGDMSVSDPFSSISLSGQDCEETCQDNRASKGEDGHSDGDGRTVQSFDNGGAISPFCREVTSSGAGNPDSSRTLDPSSGTRNLGSFGPADPHPIAENPAFPSHYDFTPAAPSEFNSAASAAGQSQEDADERSQVSPVGCTDLEKAPVSVQDTSRQTSYLQEAASSEGASVTTSTKSIQTPHGLLTPEKGFNEDPIAQLSISKAFRIPLSRQSLPMDRDEVESTPTAPATMHLESSQAPNMALAPANYLEKVQRHQKPPTRSFVFQGKEMEASIVHTAQQNPLLDESHLSLEVEVPGTGSALNAVPQLPEETVVLASEQHIQPTPPDSDSNSPLAPAPDANQFTYPPAPAPDSPLAPAPDTDQLTYPPAPAPDSPLAPVPDDTQLTHPPAPALGSPLATVPGANQLVYPPSPVPSLPLAPVSDANLTHTLVPAHSSPPAPDATQVIHPLAPAPDANHLVHPLAPVPSLPQAPVLDANQLIHPPAPAPSSPSVPVYDTTQLAHPLAPVPSSPLAPVPDADHLAHSPPLVPSLPLAPAPDATQLAHPLAPAPDADQLARHLAPRPNSPMTPAPDANQLAHPLAPGSPLVPVPDATQSPASEPGSPLAPLADATQLTHPLAPVPDLPSSPLALPADAYQLLQSQSLVPDSNQPPAPAPDIDHPLPSVSNSNPSLNCVSDSSQLLAAAPNSSCPAQASASVPVADSLAHTLVPAPAVADGEENPFLMQMTHEGVSGAQWDPVTSLSLDVVDTNDSGVTSLAESSDFLSLENEASMGHSDRSPETMGQHLATHCGKSTPDYTSRPSLGGWETSTDSQSRNSPEPPLLLAFSNPIHFLQFSPPSPPAIRTLYQQDAVFEVPQWDQTQAGPTSMDTRNTTAPAVMIEKAEGTRTCKQKMEGQGEPLHLATQVKEELARHAPLEKSSSWPDKKVIRVNMKERGLNSESQENAIKRRAKSKDWHRQGLRKMSVLPDNLQEEGAHKDQPTSLDTVILRKKKSAATLDNFKRRQSKLINSSGLLYQEYSDVALNKAIQSQKRADSLAEDFELSSPSSPRLRRKVLSQQDSYLQRLSVSSNASLWQDIPMIRGSRMLLNMSRDDQKLQEAKFELIMSEASYLRSLNVAVDHFQRSSELQALLTNQERKWLFSRLQEVRDVSASFLFELEEKFEENMFNFNVCDVALRHAPEFRKVYLPYVTNQTYQEQIFQKLVTGNARFQQVLEKLESAAVCQRLSLKSFLILPFQRITRLKLLLQNILKRTPPESDEEVQATQAYDALEKLIKDCNENVQRMKSTEELIYLRQKIDFECKIFPLVSQSRRLVKCGELMALYNTLSTKGKPTTRPIYLHLFNDCLLLSRPREGGRFVVFDHAAFSDVLGEKCEMKLHGPNKNLFRLFLLKNNQGKRVEFLFRTETHSEKLRWISALAPPRGEPDLLESPDSPQVQCIRTYKARENDELALEKADILMVMQNSNDGWMEGVKLSDGERGWFPSEHVEMISSKHARQMNLKEEQRVKNAKQQVFCKK; this is encoded by the exons GATGTCTTACTGATGGAATCTGAAGAAGCCAATGGGGGAgacccctttcccccagcaacCAGCAGCCCTCCTGAGGAAAACCCTGATCCTACACCAGCCAAAAGGGGACATGATGCCACCACTGAGTCTGTAGAGATGAGCACTGAGCTGCCTGGCTCTGCAGAAGGAGCACAGATCTCCATTGCCCAGGATCCTCTAAGGCATCTCTCTGCTGGGGAATCAGCAGAGATGTGTGGCAGATCCTCTAACCCTGTTCTGTCAGGACTGGaacaaggagagagagatctAAGGCACCAGAGAGGACTCTCAGAGTGGGAGAAAGAGCCTGCAGTACAAGAGAGATCTTTGGAAAAACAGAGATGGGATCAGTCTTCGAACTCTGAACAGGGAAAATCAGCTCATTCTGAAAGCAGTCAGTATTCTTCCTTTCCCAACACAGTCCCACAGGCAATAGCCACTCATGACAAAAACCCACAGGTACAGTCTCCAGCCCTTCAGATTGAATTTCTTCAGGATCAGAATCATTCCCTGGCATGTCATACTGCTGTCCTCCAGGCACAGCATAAGGAAACCTCAATGACAGACACTATCCCCATCCAGAGGGAACCAGCCACTAAACACTTCATGGTGTGTAAAGACATTTCAGAGGTTCATTGCAAGACTGAGACTTTGCATGATGACACTATTGGAGATCCCCCCTTGCAGGGGTTGGATGTAGCAAATGGGACCAACAGAGAGCTCCCGCCAAGTACTGAAGCAATGGCAGGGACAGACGAGGAGACATCTCCTGGGATGGATGCAGTAGGCAGGATGAATCCCATACCTTCTGTAGATAATGATGAAAAAGTGGGAGGCTTACAGAGAGGGGGAGAGGATACAGACTCTTCTTCTTCACATCACCCACCCTACCCCTTATCGGATGACAGCCAAAGAAATTCACAGCTGACAGGAGGAAATGCAGATGGAAAGATGGTCCTGTCATCCCATGAGAGAGGGAACAATGCCTTGGCCACAGACCAGAAAACAGAAGTGGCTGCTAGGCAAAGTCCATATGGTTCTATAAACCTCCTTccggaggaggagaaaggagcagaTAATGGAAGAGCAGAAGGCAGCACTGAATGTCCAAGAGAGTGCGTCTTCCACATACTGAATGCTTcaaaaaacacagagcaggaagaGTGGCAGCATGAGCAGCTAGAATGCGGGAAGGAgccagaagaggaggagcagtCGGAAGAGAAGCAGCCAGAGCTGGAACAGGAGGAGCCAGAATGGGAGAAGCTAGAGAAGGAAGCGAAACCAGTGCACGAGGAGCTAGTATGGGACAGGGAAGATCAGAAGGAAAAGAGGTGGGAAGAGCTGGAAcaagagccagggagggaagaggcagagcaggaggctCCAACACCAGCACTCAATCCAGCGTCACCTTCTCTCTCCAAGCAAAACTGGGACCTCCATGATGAGGGGGAGAGCATTTCCTCGGCTGAGGGAACAGGGCtggcccctctgccccaggaaTCATTCTCCAAAAATCAGCATTCTGGTGAGGATGAACTATCCAGCATAGTGTTGAAGGCCTGCATTGGAGGACCAAATGAAGGAACTCAGCCACCTGCTGTGATAAAGTCTGAAAGTCAGAACCTAGCGGGTGGAAGTTCCATGATGCACTCCCCCACTTGGCACATCTCTGAGCACTGGGGAGACATGAGTGTTTCTGACCCTTTCAGCTCCATTTCTTTAAGTGGCCAAGATTGTGAAGAAACCTGTCAGGATAATAGAGCCAGTAAAGGTGAGGATGGCCATAGTGATGGAGATGGAAGGACAGTCCAGAGCTTTGATAATGGAGGAGCCATATCTCCATTCTGCAGAGAAGTAACCTCATCTGGTGCAGGGAACCCAGACTCTTCTAGGACTCTGGACCCTTCTTCTGGTACCAGGAACTTGGGATCTTTTGGTCCCGCAGATCCTCATCCTATTGCAGAAAACCCAGCATTTCCCAGCCATTACGATTTCACTCCAGCCGCACCATCAGAGTTCAACTCGGCAGCATCAGCGGCTGGCCAATCTCAGGAGGATGCTGATGAAAGATCGCAAGTGAGCCCTGTGGGATGTACTGACTTGGAGAAAGCACCAGTCTCTGTACAGGACACATCCAGACAGACTTCTTACCTGCAGGAGGCAGCTTCTAGTGAAGGAGCCTCAGTGACTACCAGCACAAAGAGCATCCAGACTCCTCATGGGCTGCTTACACCTGAGAAGGGCTTTAATGAAGACCCTATTGCCCAACTTTCCATCTCCAAGGCTTTCAGAATTCCCCTTTCAAGGCAGAGCCTGCCAATGGACAGAGATGAAGTAGAATCTACTCCTACAGCTCCAGCTACAATGCACCTGGAGTCATCCCAAGCACCAAACATGGCTCTCGCTCCTGCGAATTacctggagaaagtccagaggcaCCAAAAGCCCCCAACAAGAAGTTTTGTTTTCCAGGGAAAGGAAATGGAAGCAAGCATCGTTCACACAGCACAACAAAACCCTTTACTTGATGAGTCACATTTGAGCTTAGAGGTGGAAGtgccaggaacaggaagtgcccttAACGCTGTACCACAGCTCCCAGAAGAAACTGTAGTCCTTGCCTCAGAGCAGCACATACAGCCTACTCCTCCCGACTCTGACTCCAACTCACCCCTGGCTCCTGCACCTGATGCCAACCAGTTCACCTACCCTCCAGCGCCTGCGCCCGACTCACCCCTGGCTCCTGCGCCTGATACCGACCAGCTCACCTACCCTCCGGCGCCTGCGCCCGACTCACCCCTGGCTCCTGTGCCTGATGACACCCAGCTCACCCACCCTCCGGCTCCTGCGCTCGGCTCACCTCTGGCCACTGTGCCTGGCGCCAACCAACTCGTCTACCCTCCATCTCCTGTGCCCAGTTTGCCCCTGGCTCCTGTGTCTGATGCCAACCTCACCCACACTCTGGTTCCTGCACACAGCTCGCCCCCAGCCCCTGATGCCACCCAGGTCATCCACCCTCTGGCTCCTGCACCTGATGCCAACCACCTCGTCCACCCTCTGGCTCCTGTGCCCAGCTTACCTCAGGCTCCTGTGCTTGATGCCAACCAGCTCATCCACCCTCCAGCTCCTGCACCCAGCTCGCCCTCAGTCCCTGTGTATGATACCACCCAGCTCGCCCACCCACTGGCTCCTGTGCCCAGCTCACCCCTGGCACCTGTGCCTGACGCTGACCATCTCGCCCACTCTCCACCTCTTGTGCCCAGCTTGCCCCTGGCTCCTGCACCTGATGCCACCCAGCTCGCCCACCCTCTGGCTCCTGCACCTGATGCCGACCAGCTCGCCCGCCATCTGGCTCCTAGACCCAACTCGCCCATGACTCCTGCACCGGATGCCAATCAGCTTGCCCACCCTCTGGCTCCTGGCTCACCCCTGGTTCCTGTGCCTGATGCCACCCAGTCTCCAGCTTCTGAACCTGGCTCGCCCCTGGCTCCTTTGGCTGATGCCACCCAGCTTACCCACCCACTGGCTCCTGTGCCTGACTTGCCCAGCTCACCTCTGGCTCTTCCGGCTGATGCCTACCAGCTTCTCCAGTCTCAGTCCCTTGTGCCTGACTCCAACCAGCCTCCAGCCCCTGCACCTGATATTGACCACCCTCTGCCTTCTGTATCTAACTCCAATCCATCTCTAAACTGTGTATCAGATTCTAGTCAGTTACTGGCCGCTGCTCCCAATTccagctgccctgcccaggcTTCAGCCTCTGTGCCCGTTGCTGACAGCCTTGCTCATACTCTGGTCCCTGcccctgctgtggcagatggAGAAGAGAACCCCTTCCTAATGCAGATGACCCACGAGGGAGTGTCTGGTGCCCAGTGGGATCCTGTCACCTCACTTTCACTGGATGTGGTGGACACCAATGACTCAGGGGTCACTTCATTGGCCGAGAGCTCAGATTTTCTCTCTTTGGAGAATGAGGCATCCATGGGCCACTCTGACAGAAGCCCTGAAACAATGGGTCAGCACCTGGCTACACATTGTGGGAAGTCCACACCTGACTACACCTCCAGGCCCTCCTTGGGAGGGTGGGAAACGTCCACAGACTCTCAGAGTAGAAATTCACCAGAGCCACCCTTACTATTAGCTTTCTCCAACCCAATCCACTTCCTGCAGTTCAGCCCTCCATCGCCACCAGCCATCAGAACACTGTACCAACAGGATGCAGTCTTCGAGGTGCCCCAGTGGGACCAGACACAGGCAGGTCCCACCAGCATGGATACAAGGAACACAACAGCCCCTGCAGTGATGATAGAGAAAGCAGAGGGCACTAGGACATGCAAGCAAAAGATGGAAGGGCAGGGAGAACCGCTTCACCTTGCGACCCAAGTGAAAGAGGAGTTGGCCAGACATGCACCCTTGGAGAAGTCATCAAGTTGGCCAGATAAAAAAGTCATCAGGGTGAACATGAAGGAGCGGGGACTCAATTCAGAGAGTCAGGAGAACGCGATCAAACGCCGAGCAAAAAGCAAAGACTGGCACCGGCAGGGCCTGAGGAAGATGTCAGTACTGCCAGACAACTTACAAG AGGAGGGAGCACACAAGGACCAGCCAACCAGCTTAGATACAGTTATACTTCG GAAGAAGAAATCTGCAGCCACACTGGATAATTTCAAGCGCCGACAGTCCAAACTGATCAACTCCT CAGGGTTACTCTACCAGGAGTACAGCGACGTGGCTCTGAACAAGGCAATCCAGAGCCAGAAGAGAGCGGATTCTTTGGCAGAGGACTTCGAACTGAGCTCTCCGAGCTCCCCGAGGTTACGGAGGAAAGTGCTGTCTCAGCAGGATTCGTATCTTCAACGTCTGTCAGTCTCGTCCAACGCGTCCCTCTGGCAGGACATCCCCATGATCCGAGGAAGCAGAATGCTGCTGAACATGTCCCGAGATGATCAGAAACTGCAGGAG GCCAAGTTCGAATTGATCATGTCAGAGGCCTCATACTTGCGCAGTTTAAATGTGGCAGTGGATCACTTCCAGCGCTCATCAGAACTCCAGGCACTCCTCACCAATCAGGAGCGCAAGTGGCTTTTCTCTCGCCTGCAGGAGGTGCGTGATGTCAGTGCCAG TTTCCTCTTCGAGCTGGAGGAGAAGTTTGAGGAGAACATGTTCAACTTCAACGTGTGTGACGTGGCTCTGAGACATGCCCCTGAATTCCGCAAGGTGTATCTACCATATGTGACAAATCAGACCTATCAGGAGCAGATTTTCCAGAAGCTAGT gacagGGAATGCAAGGTTCCAGCAAGTCCTGGAGAAACTGGAAAGCGCCGCCGTCTGCCAGCGCCTCTCCCTCAAATCCTTCCTCATTCTCCCCTTCCAACGCATCACCCGACTCAAACTCCTCCTACAG AATATATTGAAGAGAACCCCGCCCGAGTCGGATGAAGAAGTGCAGGCCACACAGGCTTATGATGCACTGGAGAAG ctcATAAAGGACTGCAACGAAAATGTCCAGCGCATGAAGAGCACTGAGGAGCTGATCTACCTAAGACAAAAGATTGATTTTGAGTGCAAG ATATTCCCACTGGTCTCACAGTCAAGGCGGCTGGTGAAGTGTGGTGAGCTGATGGCGTTGTACAACACTCTGAGCACCAAGGGGAAACCTACCACCCGCCCCATCTACCTGCACCTCTTCAATGACTGCCTGCTCCTGTCCCGGCCCAGGGA gGGTGGGCGCTTTGTCGTGTTTGATCATGCTGCATTTTCAGATGTACTTGGGGAGAAGTGTGAGATGAAGCTGCATGGGCCAAACAAAAATCTTTTCCGTCTTTTCCTCCTTAAGAACAACCAGGGGAAAAGAGTGGAATTCCTCTTTCGCACAGAGACACA CAGTGAGAAGCTGCGGTGGATCTCCGCTCTGGCGCCACCACGAGGAGAACCAGATCTCTTAGAAAGCCCTG ATTCACCTCAGGTTCAGTGCATACGGACATACAAAGCTCGGGAGAATGATGAGCTGGCTCTGGAGAAAGCAGATATCCTCATGGTCATGCAGAACAGCAACGACG GCTGGATGGAAGGAGTGAAACTCTCAGATGGAGAGAGAGGCTGGTTTCCCTCAGAGCATGTGGAAATGATCTCCAGCAAACACGCACGCCAGATGAACCTGAAGGAGGAACAGCGTGTGAAGAATGCCAAACAG